From the genome of Acidobacteriota bacterium, one region includes:
- a CDS encoding sialidase family protein, with translation MIVLTALAIVIGACQPAPEPKTPSDPPKIRLEVGDPVTVPTDQYPGLSYGPRMVTLPDGRVLVGRGEIALTTTDSGTTWDVGPAIARPHLLPLRDGSYFFLKGRGSATGEPGLFSLEMANVQSLDENATEERISWSPATARVDRWTPLTADNETEVDYLGVGGPFLELDDGTLLAACYGNFQGDTVPMEGFPATSGQKWFKYRTYLLSSSDGGATWEYLSTIAYDGETGQESFCEPAMVDLGGGELLAVMRTGRFAPMFQVRSLDGGKTWQEPESMHILGLAPQMVLLENGALVCSFGWRRLKVGYGHGLNDEGGPYPVALRDYQERYLQDVGIENPSEAAGDYVMVSLDKGKTWSEPRKFAEPLTSGYTLLAATGPDTVLVMSARLTIPGQSQERHLEIWEREWPQWSDKSVVVRVARKIRVVL, from the coding sequence TTGATTGTCCTGACCGCGCTCGCCATCGTCATCGGCGCCTGCCAGCCGGCTCCCGAGCCAAAGACGCCATCCGACCCGCCCAAGATCCGTCTGGAGGTGGGTGATCCCGTGACGGTGCCTACCGACCAATACCCGGGCCTGTCCTACGGGCCCCGGATGGTGACCCTGCCGGACGGAAGAGTCCTGGTGGGCCGGGGAGAGATCGCCTTGACCACGACCGACTCGGGGACGACATGGGACGTGGGCCCGGCCATCGCCAGGCCGCACCTGCTTCCTCTCCGGGACGGAAGCTATTTCTTCCTGAAGGGCCGCGGTTCTGCCACCGGCGAGCCGGGGCTGTTCTCCCTGGAAATGGCGAACGTCCAGTCCCTGGATGAAAACGCCACCGAAGAACGGATCTCCTGGTCCCCCGCCACGGCGCGTGTCGACCGGTGGACGCCGCTGACGGCCGACAACGAGACCGAAGTGGACTACCTGGGCGTCGGGGGCCCGTTTTTGGAGTTGGATGATGGGACCCTGCTGGCCGCCTGCTACGGGAATTTCCAGGGAGACACGGTGCCCATGGAGGGATTTCCCGCCACCAGCGGCCAGAAGTGGTTCAAGTACCGAACCTACCTGCTGTCCTCCAGCGACGGCGGCGCCACCTGGGAGTACCTCTCCACCATCGCTTACGACGGGGAGACCGGACAGGAGAGCTTCTGCGAACCGGCCATGGTGGACCTGGGCGGCGGGGAGCTGTTGGCGGTGATGCGGACCGGCCGTTTCGCGCCCATGTTCCAGGTCCGTTCCCTGGACGGCGGCAAGACCTGGCAGGAACCGGAGTCCATGCACATCCTAGGTTTAGCGCCCCAGATGGTCCTGCTGGAGAACGGCGCCCTCGTGTGCAGCTTCGGCTGGAGACGTCTGAAGGTGGGCTACGGACATGGACTCAACGACGAGGGCGGACCGTACCCGGTCGCGTTGCGGGATTACCAGGAACGCTATCTTCAAGACGTGGGCATCGAGAACCCGTCCGAAGCGGCCGGCGACTACGTGATGGTCAGCCTGGACAAGGGGAAGACCTGGTCCGAGCCCCGCAAGTTCGCCGAGCCCCTCACCTCCGGATACACCCTCCTGGCCGCCACCGGACCCGACACCGTCCTGGTCATGTCAGCCAGACTCACCATTCCGGGCCAGTCCCAGGAGCGTCACCTGGAGATATGGGAGCGGGAATGGCCCCAGTGGTCCGACAAGTCCGTCGTGGTAAGAGTCGCCCGAAAGATCCGCGTCGTGCTGTAA
- a CDS encoding neutral/alkaline non-lysosomal ceramidase N-terminal domain-containing protein, whose protein sequence is MAGQISKLKEVGGIGILVLMFVLASVGTFVGAGSGDFRASCVKVDITPEIPQWLLGYGPRRSEGVHDRLYHRIAAMDDGKMQFFLVSSDLAAISPAFYEQFSRELEQETGIKSHQVWWTLTHTHSAPEVGSPGIVKIMLPNRYLHEPNPEYSEWVKSRLIEGVREARSKLEPARLAVTTGYSMANINRRAIDVDGSASLGMNPDGPVDRQIGLIRLDRPDGSPLGLIAIYAMHGTVLGSENLLISGDAQGIVAEYVEDKLGAPMLYVNGAAGNIAPIYSTRPNFKRGHITQFNVLLGDRILQANASLRSGTSKVTLWTGETVVESPRKEGFGWVEELAHYLRVTETGASLVRVPVRFLKINRDLVIWSAPVELFCEIAINVRNHSPFPYTFFAGYTNGFLGYLPTRQAFSEGGYEPGRVTPFTEQVEDDFTQGVSTFIQGMPR, encoded by the coding sequence ATGGCGGGACAGATCTCCAAATTGAAGGAGGTTGGCGGGATCGGAATCTTGGTTCTCATGTTCGTTCTGGCTTCGGTGGGAACGTTCGTTGGAGCGGGCTCCGGGGATTTTCGGGCCTCCTGTGTCAAGGTGGATATCACTCCGGAAATTCCTCAGTGGCTGTTGGGCTACGGTCCGAGACGGTCCGAGGGCGTCCACGACCGCCTCTATCATCGAATTGCCGCGATGGATGACGGGAAGATGCAGTTCTTCCTGGTCTCCTCGGATCTGGCCGCCATTTCTCCGGCGTTCTACGAGCAGTTTTCCAGGGAGTTGGAACAGGAGACGGGGATCAAGTCCCATCAGGTGTGGTGGACCCTGACTCACACCCATTCGGCTCCGGAAGTGGGCTCTCCGGGAATCGTCAAGATCATGCTGCCCAACCGGTACTTGCACGAGCCCAACCCGGAGTATTCGGAGTGGGTGAAGAGCCGATTGATCGAGGGCGTTCGCGAGGCTCGCTCCAAGCTGGAGCCGGCGCGTCTTGCAGTGACGACCGGTTACTCGATGGCGAATATCAATCGGCGCGCCATCGACGTTGACGGGAGTGCCTCGTTGGGCATGAACCCGGACGGACCGGTGGACCGTCAGATCGGGCTAATCCGGCTGGACCGGCCGGATGGTTCGCCGCTGGGCCTGATTGCCATCTACGCCATGCACGGGACCGTTCTCGGGTCCGAAAATCTCCTGATCAGCGGAGATGCCCAGGGGATCGTGGCCGAGTACGTGGAGGACAAGCTGGGCGCCCCGATGCTGTACGTCAACGGCGCGGCCGGGAATATCGCTCCCATCTACAGCACTCGTCCGAATTTCAAGAGAGGTCACATCACCCAGTTCAACGTGTTGCTGGGGGACCGGATCCTGCAGGCGAATGCCTCACTGAGGAGCGGCACTTCAAAGGTCACCTTGTGGACCGGAGAAACGGTCGTTGAGAGTCCCCGCAAGGAAGGATTCGGATGGGTCGAGGAGCTGGCCCATTACCTTCGGGTGACGGAGACCGGAGCGAGCCTGGTTCGCGTGCCGGTGCGTTTCCTGAAGATCAACCGGGATCTCGTCATCTGGTCGGCACCGGTCGAGCTGTTCTGTGAGATCGCCATCAACGTCCGCAACCATTCGCCTTTTCCCTACACGTTTTTTGCCGGCTATACGAATGGTTTCTTGGGGTACCTGCCCACCCGGCAGGCATTCTCGGAAGGGGGTTATGAACCGGGCCGCGTCACTCCCTTCACCGAGCAGGTCGAGGACGATTTTACGCAGGGGGTGAGCACCTTTATTCAGGGAATGCCTCGGTAG
- a CDS encoding aminotransferase class IV produces MSGRIVYFNGDFVPESEARVSIFDSSLMFGDMAFEVARTFGGKPFRLGHHLHRLYASLRLLEIDPGMTAQEMYDLTLETLERNFPTEPRDMDWQIMHDVSRGPLSLYRSAFPKGVQPTVSINCWPLVTHMGHFAPNYDSGVDVVIASQQALPAQLVDAKAKTRSRLHYQMAVLQGARMGENKWPVLMDPDGFLAEGPGWNIFLVRDGVLLTPEGRNILLGVSRATIIDLANELGIPVQEANLGRYEALQADEVFCTATTYSLVHAASFEGQTVGNGRPGPVFRRLTEAWMNLAGLDFVARAQEYARRLPAWEEAEMRAVRGVEPVHA; encoded by the coding sequence ATGTCAGGAAGAATCGTCTATTTCAACGGTGACTTCGTCCCCGAGTCCGAGGCCCGGGTCTCCATATTCGACTCGTCCCTCATGTTCGGAGACATGGCCTTCGAGGTGGCGCGGACGTTCGGGGGGAAGCCTTTTCGCCTGGGACATCACCTGCATCGCCTCTATGCGTCGCTTCGCCTGCTGGAGATCGATCCCGGCATGACCGCACAGGAGATGTACGATCTCACCTTGGAGACTCTGGAGCGGAACTTTCCCACCGAGCCCCGCGACATGGACTGGCAGATCATGCATGACGTGTCCCGGGGACCGCTGTCGCTCTACCGGAGCGCATTTCCCAAGGGTGTGCAACCCACCGTCTCCATCAACTGTTGGCCCCTGGTCACCCACATGGGGCACTTTGCACCGAATTACGATTCAGGCGTGGACGTGGTCATCGCGTCCCAGCAGGCGTTGCCGGCGCAACTGGTGGACGCCAAGGCCAAGACCCGCAGCCGCCTGCACTACCAGATGGCCGTGCTGCAGGGGGCTCGGATGGGGGAGAACAAGTGGCCGGTCCTCATGGACCCGGACGGGTTCCTGGCCGAAGGCCCCGGCTGGAACATTTTCCTGGTTCGGGACGGCGTGCTTCTGACGCCGGAGGGGCGGAATATTCTGTTGGGAGTCTCCCGGGCAACCATTATCGATCTGGCGAACGAGTTGGGGATTCCGGTGCAGGAGGCGAATCTGGGCCGTTACGAGGCCTTGCAGGCCGACGAGGTCTTCTGCACGGCGACCACCTACTCCCTGGTCCACGCTGCCAGTTTCGAGGGGCAGACGGTGGGGAATGGGCGGCCGGGGCCAGTGTTTCGGCGCCTCACCGAAGCGTGGATGAATCTGGCCGGGTTGGATTTCGTCGCGCGGGCGCAGGAATACGCCCGGCGGCTTCCGGCGTGGGAAGAGGCGGAGATGAGGGCGGTCCGGGGAGTGGAGCCGGTTCACGCCTGA
- a CDS encoding alpha/beta hydrolase, with protein sequence MFEEFTRTRIDANGTSIHLVHGGQGPPLLLLHGYPQTHVMWHKTAPLLAPHFTVVAPDLRGYGDSGKPPVPPGDLNVYCKRTTANDQVQVMAHLGFDSFHLVGHDRGARVGHRMALDHPDRVRTLTSLDVVPSQAAFDIMDKDLSFAWFHWHLMRQPEPFPETLIGNSAKFYLDFLLERWCGIEGSITPEAYDEYLRCFSDPETIRATCLDYRGIELDLVHDEEDRGRRLTCPVLALWGSDTTKRPGWQTGASLDMLTVWRERAVEVRGRALACGHFLPEELPQETAGEIMKFLGVCPDS encoded by the coding sequence ATGTTCGAAGAATTCACCCGAACCCGCATCGACGCCAACGGCACCTCCATCCACCTCGTCCACGGCGGACAGGGCCCTCCGCTCCTGCTGCTTCACGGATACCCCCAGACCCACGTCATGTGGCATAAGACGGCGCCGCTGCTGGCGCCGCACTTCACCGTGGTCGCACCCGACCTGCGCGGCTACGGCGACAGCGGAAAACCTCCCGTCCCCCCGGGAGACCTGAACGTCTACTGCAAGCGGACCACGGCCAACGACCAGGTCCAGGTCATGGCCCATCTGGGCTTCGATTCCTTCCACTTAGTGGGCCACGATCGCGGCGCCCGGGTCGGACACCGGATGGCCCTGGACCATCCGGACCGGGTCCGAACCCTGACCTCCCTGGACGTGGTCCCCTCCCAGGCGGCCTTCGACATAATGGACAAGGACCTGTCTTTTGCCTGGTTTCACTGGCATTTAATGCGGCAACCCGAACCTTTTCCTGAAACTCTTATCGGCAACAGCGCCAAGTTCTACCTGGATTTCCTCCTGGAGCGATGGTGCGGCATCGAAGGCTCCATCACCCCGGAGGCCTACGACGAATATCTGCGCTGTTTCTCCGACCCCGAGACGATCCGCGCCACCTGCCTGGACTACCGGGGCATCGAGTTGGACCTGGTCCACGACGAGGAGGACCGGGGTCGGCGGCTGACCTGTCCGGTCCTGGCGCTTTGGGGCAGCGACACCACCAAGCGTCCAGGATGGCAGACCGGAGCCAGTCTGGATATGCTCACGGTGTGGCGGGAGAGAGCCGTGGAGGTCCGGGGTCGAGCCTTGGCCTGCGGGCACTTCCTGCCTGAGGAGCTGCCCCAGGAGACAGCCGGTGAAATCATGAAGTTCCTGGGAGTCTGCCCAGATTCCTGA